The genome window CCGGAGACGATCCTGGGGGCTAAACATCCTGAAGGCCCGGTAGATGGGATTCTCGTGCCAGGAGGCTTTGGCCAGCGGGGTATTAACGGCATGGTACAGGCTGCCCGGTGGGCCCGTCTTAATAGGGTTCCCTATTTTGGTATCTGCCTGGGTATGCAGATCATGGTGATTGAATGGGGCCGCCATGTTCTTGGCTGGAACGATGCGGATTCCACCGAATTTAATCAGGAAACAAAGCACCCTGTGGTAAGTCTCCTGGAAGAACAGGTGGATGTAAAAAACTATGGGGGCACCATGCGGCTTGGAAAAAGCGAAACCATAGCCATGGAAGATTCCAAACTTTTTAAGGCCTATGGGACCAAGCACATCTGGGAACGACACCGGCATCGATATGAATTTGCCAACCAATATCGAAAAGAAATGACCGAATCGGGACTGAAAATCGCCGGGCTTACCCCTGATGGAAGTCTGGTGGAATCGGTAGAATGGCCTGAACACCCCTGGGGGGTGGGCGTCCAATATCATCCCGAATTTAAGTCCCGGCCAACCGATCCTCATCCGCTGTTTCGAGATTTTATTGCGGCCGCAAAGGACTTTAAAGAAAGACGAGGAAAATAAATGGAAGGGGGATGGGCTCTGCACAGTGTAGTGTGCCAGAAAGGGGATGCAGGATCCTTATTGGCAACGGTGCGACGAACACCATGGGGGCCCGATTCCCTCTGGAATACCGCCGCAAAAAAATGTACCTTCCTCGCCTGTTTGTTTGTTTTACTCATGGTAAGTGGCGCCTGTTCTTTCAATTACGCGGAGGTAACCGGAGAAGAGACGGCCGAACAACCCGATCTCATTATGAATGGGGTCTCCTACAGCCGGGTACGGGACGGAAAAGAGGCTTTTTCCTTTCAGGCCGAAGAGGTTCGTCGCTACGAAAAACGGCGTATCATGGATATTACTCAGATGGCCTTTGAAAAACGGGATGCCCCAGGAAACGAGCAGGAAATAGCAGGGAGGGCCGGATTTGTCCAATTGCAAACCGCCTCGGGGAATGGAGCCTTTACTGAAGGGTTTCAGATAGTAATCCCCAAAGAGGGGCTTACGGTCGAAGGTTTGAATGTATATTGGGATGACCAGCGACGGCTCCTCTTTACCGCTCCGGAAGAGGTCCTTCTTATTAAAAAGACCGATGGCACCATTATGAGTGGTAAAGGATTTTATGCGGACCTGCGCCGGAAAAGCTGGTCCTTTCAAAAAGAGGTGGCGGGAATATATCCAGAGGGACAGGAAAAATCCACCGCCCCGTCTCGAGCGGAGCCCCTTCCTTCTAGTGAACTTTCGCCAGGGGCAGAAACTTCTCTGACAGGGGAAGCACCATGAAGTCCTGTGATGAGTACTTTTCGCCGCGGGGCAGGTTTTTCTTTGCCGAAGGGAATGTCATGAAGGCCAGGACCCGAAGTTTCTTCTGCCGGGAGGGCTCCCTTTGTCGGGGGAGAACGCCGGGAAGGTCCGTAGCGACCACTTTTTTCTATGGGGCTGGTCCTCTTTCTCCGAAGGGAGCGCTATGAAGGCCGGTAATACCCTTTTCTTTTTGCGGAGTAGAATAGGGGCGAGAAAAAAGAGGGGCACCGGGCCCGCGCGGATTCCCTTTGTTGTGCGGTTCCGGGGAGCGCTTGCCCTTTTGTTGTTGGTAGGGGCCTATGCTTCCTTTGCGGAGGTTTTTCAGTTTAAGGCCGATGGGATGGTGGGGAGCAGGGCCACCGGTTCTGAACAGATCATCCTTTCCGGGAATGCCCGGGTGTGGTCGAGTAGCCTCTTATTAGAGGCCGACCGGATTGTAATTTCGGGTAAAAATAATCGATACCTCCAGTGTAGTGGCAATGTAAAAGGAACCGATACTAAGAAGGGTATTTACTTTACTACCTCTTCACTGTGGTATGACCGGGAACAAAAAATAGCCCGAATGGAAGGCGAATCCTATTTAGAAGATAAAGATAATGGGGTGATAATTAAGGCTCATTTTATTCAATATGATGATACGGCTGAGCGGGCCATGCTGCAGGTTGGGGTGCGAATTTTTAAGGACACCCTGGTTTGTCGGGCGGAATATGCCTTGTATCAGAAGAAGGAAAAACGCCTGGAACTGCAGGGGTCTCCGGTGGTATTTAAGGAGGGAGACGAACTCCGGGCCCGTCGTATGTGGGTAAACCTGGATAATAATGATGTGGTGATGGAAGGGAGCGTATCGGGAACTATCAGGGAAAAGCAGGGAACTTCGAAGAAATAACGGGGAATCCAGAAAAAAGAGTATAGGATAATAACACGTGAATACGATGGATACAAACGAACAACCTTTTTCTTCCGCAGAGACTGTCACCGAACAAGAAACCCAGCCAGATACTATGCCCCCTTACAGTTTAGAAGTTGTTAATCTTCACAAACGGTTTGGTCGGAAAGAGGTGGTGCGGGGGGTGAGTTTTTCCATGCGTAACGGAGAAGTGGCGGGGCTCCTTGGTCCCAATGGGGCGGGGAAAACCACCGTATTTTATATGATTGTGGGCTTTTATAAGCCAAACCAGGGCCAGGTTCTGCTTGATAAAAAGGACATCACCCATGAGCCGATGTATCGGCGGGCCCGGGCGGGAATATCCTACCTTCCTCAGGAAGCCTCGGTGTTTCGTAAATTGACGGTGGAAGAAAACATCTGGGCCATTATGGAAACCCGTCGAGATCTTTCCCGGCAAGAAAAAAAACAACGGACCGAACAGTTGCTCGAGGAATTTGGGATTGCCCACCTGCGAAAACAGGCCGGTTACACCCTTTCGGGGGGTGAACGGCGAAGGACGGAAATAGCCCGCTCCCTTGCGACGGACCCGAAATTCCTTCTCCTTGATGAACCCTTTGCGGGCATCGATCCCATTGCGGTGTACGAAATTAAAAACATTGTGCGCCGTTTAGCAGAAAAGGGAATTGGAGTTCTGATTACGGATCACAATGTGCGGGATACCCTGGAGATTACCACCCACTCTTTTATTATCAATGAAGGGAAAATCGTGGCCCAGGGAGACCGGGAGACAATTCTCCAGGACGAGATGGCCCGACAGGTGTATCTTGGCAGCGAATTCCGTATGTAATGTCAGGTAATAGGCTACGGGATCTCTGTTGAATTTCTGCATATTTATGCATAACTAACGCAAAAATATGCAGTCTAATTTACTTGACAATTGCGGTATGTTTGTTATAATTTCATAATAAGTTACATTTTACGGTAAGGGGTAGTGTATGGGATTGTATATAATCCTCCCTCTTGCCGGGTTAACCTTAGGCTGGACCATAAGATGGCTGTATGCCAGATACCAATTAACCGCCTCGGAACAACGGGCCGAGCGGATTAAACAGGATGCGATAAAAGAAGCTGAGGCTAAAAAGAAGGAGATACTTCTTGAAGCAAAAGAACAACTTATTCGCGAACGGAACCAGCAAGAAAGGGAGACTCGGGAACGCAGGGTAGAACTGCAACGATACGAACGTCGTGTCATGCAGAAAGAAGAGGCAATCGATAAAAAGATTGCCCAGATAGAGAAGGTAGAGCAGGCCCTGGCTGAACGGGAACGGATATTACAGGAGCGGGAAAAGGTCATCAGCGAACAGGAGGAACGGTATCGAGCCGAACTGGAGCGCATTTCAGGCCTTTCTCGGGAAGAAGCCAAGGCAATTATTATTGCAAACCTGGAAAACGAAGCCCGTAGGGACGCTCAGGTAATCATTAACAAAATCGAACAAGAGGCCAATCTCTCGGCAGAAAAACGGGCCCGGGATATTCTGGTTACCACCATGCAGCGCCTGGCTACTGAAGTAACCGGCGAAGTAACGGTAACCACCGTATCGCTCCCCAATGACGAAATGAAGGGCCGTATCATTGGACGGGAGGGGCGAAATATTCGGACCCTGGAAACCCTGACGGGGGTGGATATCATCATCGATGATACGCCCGAAGCGGTGGTAGTGTCCTGTTTTGATCCTGTCCGACGGGAGATTGCCAAAATAGCCCTCGAACGCCTTATCGCCGATGGGCGAATTCATCCGGCCCGAATCGAAGAGGTGGTGCAGAAGGTCAGCCGGGAAATTTCCCAGAAGATTTTTGAAGAAGGGGAAAAGGTGCTCTTTGACCTGGGCATCCATAACATGAACCAGGAGGCTATCAAAGCGCTGGGACGGCTATACTTCCGCACGAGTTATGGGCAGAACGTTCTGTACCATTCAAAGGAAGTGGCGATTATTGCAGGAATGCTCGCGGCAGAGCTGGGCGCAAACCGGGAAATTGCCAAACGGGGAGCCCTGCTCCACGATATTGGTAAAGGGGTAGAAACCGATTCGGACCTTAATCATGCCGAAATAGGAATGGATATCGCCCGTAAGTTTGGAGAGGATCCGCGGGTAATCAACGCTATCGGAAGTCATCACAACGATGTGGAACCCTCCTGCATCGAATCTATCATTGTTCAGATTGCGGACGCCATTTCGGCGGCCCGTCCGGGAGCCCGTCGAGAAACACTGGATAATTACATCAAGCGGCTCGAGAATCTGGAACAAATTGCGGAAAGCTTTAGCGGTGTGGATAAGGCCTTTGCTATTCAGGCCGGTCGGGAACTGCGGATCTTGGTGAACAATGAGGCCCTGAACGATGAACAATCGAAGGAACTGGCAAAACAGATAGCCAAAAAGATAGAAAATGAACTCCAATATCCGGGACGGATTAAGGTAACGATTATCCGGGAAACCCGTATCGTCGAGTATGCCCGGTAACATCCGTTGTCTCTTCCTGGGCGATATTGTGGGAGACCCTGGGATCCAGGGTCTCCAGCAAAAGCTTCCTGCCTTGAAGGAGCACTACCAGGCTGATGTGGTCATTGCCAATGGGGAAAATGCGGCGGGCGGTTTTGGCCTTACCGCCTATACCCTGGAACTCATTTTAAGCAGTGGGGTAGATGTGGTAAGCACCGGTAACCATGTCTGGGAAAAGCGGGATTTTTGGCCGGTCCTGGAAAACACCCCCCGGGTTATCCGGCCAGCCAATTATCCTCCGGGGCTCCCTGGCCGGGGGTTCATGGGGGTGCCTGGTGTGGAGTATCCTATCTATGTAATAAATTTGCAGGGCCGGGAAGAGATGACACCTATTGATTGTCCCTTTCGCACCCTTGATAGAATTATTGAAGAAATTACCCAACAAACTCAATCGAGCAAGGGAACTCCTATTATTATCGTGGATTTTCACGCCGAGTCGAATCAGGAAAAAGAGGCCCTTGCCTTTTACGGAAACGGGCGAATAAGCGCCCTCGTTGGTACCCACACCCATGTGCAGACCGCGGACGAA of Treponema sp. J25 contains these proteins:
- the rny gene encoding ribonuclease Y encodes the protein MGLYIILPLAGLTLGWTIRWLYARYQLTASEQRAERIKQDAIKEAEAKKKEILLEAKEQLIRERNQQERETRERRVELQRYERRVMQKEEAIDKKIAQIEKVEQALAERERILQEREKVISEQEERYRAELERISGLSREEAKAIIIANLENEARRDAQVIINKIEQEANLSAEKRARDILVTTMQRLATEVTGEVTVTTVSLPNDEMKGRIIGREGRNIRTLETLTGVDIIIDDTPEAVVVSCFDPVRREIAKIALERLIADGRIHPARIEEVVQKVSREISQKIFEEGEKVLFDLGIHNMNQEAIKALGRLYFRTSYGQNVLYHSKEVAIIAGMLAAELGANREIAKRGALLHDIGKGVETDSDLNHAEIGMDIARKFGEDPRVINAIGSHHNDVEPSCIESIIVQIADAISAARPGARRETLDNYIKRLENLEQIAESFSGVDKAFAIQAGRELRILVNNEALNDEQSKELAKQIAKKIENELQYPGRIKVTIIRETRIVEYAR
- a CDS encoding TIGR00282 family metallophosphoesterase, with amino-acid sequence MPGNIRCLFLGDIVGDPGIQGLQQKLPALKEHYQADVVIANGENAAGGFGLTAYTLELILSSGVDVVSTGNHVWEKRDFWPVLENTPRVIRPANYPPGLPGRGFMGVPGVEYPIYVINLQGREEMTPIDCPFRTLDRIIEEITQQTQSSKGTPIIIVDFHAESNQEKEALAFYGNGRISALVGTHTHVQTADERILTPFSKIDKNGCAHPQQSAFRSTAYITDAGMCGVIESVIGMDAAVCLERNRTQIPHKMELAKGEPFLQGVCVELSPDDGSALSIERFSV
- a CDS encoding LptA/OstA family protein, which produces MKAGNTLFFLRSRIGARKKRGTGPARIPFVVRFRGALALLLLVGAYASFAEVFQFKADGMVGSRATGSEQIILSGNARVWSSSLLLEADRIVISGKNNRYLQCSGNVKGTDTKKGIYFTTSSLWYDREQKIARMEGESYLEDKDNGVIIKAHFIQYDDTAERAMLQVGVRIFKDTLVCRAEYALYQKKEKRLELQGSPVVFKEGDELRARRMWVNLDNNDVVMEGSVSGTIREKQGTSKK
- the lptB gene encoding LPS export ABC transporter ATP-binding protein, translating into MPPYSLEVVNLHKRFGRKEVVRGVSFSMRNGEVAGLLGPNGAGKTTVFYMIVGFYKPNQGQVLLDKKDITHEPMYRRARAGISYLPQEASVFRKLTVEENIWAIMETRRDLSRQEKKQRTEQLLEEFGIAHLRKQAGYTLSGGERRRTEIARSLATDPKFLLLDEPFAGIDPIAVYEIKNIVRRLAEKGIGVLITDHNVRDTLEITTHSFIINEGKIVAQGDRETILQDEMARQVYLGSEFRM